In Kaistia algarum, the DNA window GTGCAGAACCTGGACATGTTCCTCGATCTGAACGGCAAGCGCGTGCAGACCGGCAACACCAAGACGATGATCTTCGGCGTCGCCCACATCGTCAGCTATATCAGCCAGTTCCTTCAGCTTGATCCCGGCGACGTCATCACGACGGGCACCCCGCCGGGCGTCGGCATGGGCATGAAGCCGCCGGTCTTCCTGAAGGACGGCGACGTCGTCCGCCTCGGCATCGCCGGCCTCGGCGAGCAGACCCAGACGTTCCACGCCTACAAGGGCTGAAGCGTCAGGCTTTGAATCAGGAGGCCGGACCTTTGTGGTCCGGCCTTTTTCGTTACGGCGACACCCACCCCTACCACCACTCGTAAAAATGATGCACCGGCCCGTGGCCCTTTCCAATCGTCAGTCGGTCAGAAGCAGCGATGGCGCCCGTGAGATAGGCCTTAGCGAAGTCTACCGCCTCGATCAGCGACTTGCCGCGCGCGAGGCCCGCCGCGATCGCCGAGGAGAGCGTGCAGCCGGTGCCATGTGTGTTCACCGTGTCAATACGCGGCGCGCGGAACCAATGGCGCGCGCCCTCCTCCGTTGCCAGCAAGTCGGAGGCTTCCGGCCCCTCGCCATGCCCGCCCTTGATGAGGACGGCATGCGCGCCGAGCGCCAAGATCGCGTCGGCCTGCCGCTCCATTGACGTCTCGTCTTCTGCCGTCTCCCCGTGCAGGATCCGCGCTGCTTCGCGCAGATTGGGCGTGACCAGCAGAGCACGCGGAAAGAGATCGGAGATCAGCGTCGCCACCGCCTCCTCGCGCAGCAGGACGTCGCCGCTGGTCGCCACCATCACCGGATCGAGCACCACGGCCTTCTGGCCGTAGCGATCGAGTCCGGCCGCCACGGCGCGGATCACGGCGGGATTGGACAGCATGCCGATCTTCACGGCGTTGACGGGGAGATCGGAGAACACGGCATCGATCTGCGCGGTGACGAAATCCTCGGGCACGTCGTGGATGGCCGTGACGCCGACCGTGTTCTGCGCCGTCAGCGCAGCGATCACCGACGCGCCATAGACGCCGAGCGCCGAAAACGTCTTCAGATCGGCCTGGATGCCGGCGCCACCTCCCGAATCCGATCCCGCTATCGTCACAGCGATCGCCGTCATGTTCCTGTAATCCCTCAAATATCGGTCGGCGGCGTCTTCGACGCCTCTTCCCGGCTTCGCCGCACGCCCAGCCGGTGCTCGCGAAAGATCACGAACATACCGGACCCGATGACGATGGCCGAGCCGACCAGCATGGTGGCGGTCGGCAGGTTCGAGAACAGGAATATGCCGACCGCGATCGCCCAGATCATCGAAACATATTCAAACGGCGCGACAAGCGAGGCTTCACCGTAGCGATAGCTTTGCGTCAGCAGCACCTGCCCGATTCCTCCTGCCACGCCGCAGCCCACGAGCAGTGGCCAGTCGGCCAGCGCCGGCCATACCCAGCCGAAGGGCAAGGTCACCAGCATGAAAAGCGCCGTGAACAGCGAGAAATAGACCACGATCGTGCCGGCCTCTTCCGACCAGGTCAGCCGGCGCGTCTGCGTCGCCGCTAGCGCACCGAAGAACGCGGCCAGCAGCGAGAAGATCGCGCCCAGCGTGCTCCTGTGCGGGCCGACATCGGGACCGACATAATCTGAAAGGATGACGAGGACACCGACGAAGCCGATGACCACCGCCGTCCAGCGATAGGCGCGCACCGGCTCGTGCAGCAGC includes these proteins:
- the thiD gene encoding bifunctional hydroxymethylpyrimidine kinase/phosphomethylpyrimidine kinase, with the protein product MTAIAVTIAGSDSGGGAGIQADLKTFSALGVYGASVIAALTAQNTVGVTAIHDVPEDFVTAQIDAVFSDLPVNAVKIGMLSNPAVIRAVAAGLDRYGQKAVVLDPVMVATSGDVLLREEAVATLISDLFPRALLVTPNLREAARILHGETAEDETSMERQADAILALGAHAVLIKGGHGEGPEASDLLATEEGARHWFRAPRIDTVNTHGTGCTLSSAIAAGLARGKSLIEAVDFAKAYLTGAIAASDRLTIGKGHGPVHHFYEWW
- a CDS encoding DMT family transporter; translated protein: METTRGARPLFGVLLKVISTLAFTAMATQIKFISDRYPAGEVAFFRSAFALIPVLAWVGWRGFFPAVFLTPRIGGHVVRSIAGATSMFFGFSALARLPLSDATAIGYASPLMTVVLAAVLLHEPVRAYRWTAVVIGFVGVLVILSDYVGPDVGPHRSTLGAIFSLLAAFFGALAATQTRRLTWSEEAGTIVVYFSLFTALFMLVTLPFGWVWPALADWPLLVGCGVAGGIGQVLLTQSYRYGEASLVAPFEYVSMIWAIAVGIFLFSNLPTATMLVGSAIVIGSGMFVIFREHRLGVRRSREEASKTPPTDI